A single window of Vigna radiata var. radiata cultivar VC1973A chromosome 4, Vradiata_ver6, whole genome shotgun sequence DNA harbors:
- the LOC106758115 gene encoding probable sodium/metabolite cotransporter BASS3, chloroplastic translates to MATIPIACSTNLRLFPFQPSSRSVASLSPRTVQKGGAASSFACSTSQFRGRIEFPFLRRHPGKFPLLSLGADEGNAVGEVRGRDLSQLLSALLPVVVAATAVVALAQPSTFTWVSKELYAPALGGIMLSIGIKLSVDDFALAFKRPLPLTVGLIAQYMLKPVLGVFIAKAFGLSRMFYAGFVLTACVSGAQLSSYANFLSKGDVALGILLTSYTTIASVVVTPLLTGLLIGSVMPVDPVAMAKSILQVVLVPVTLGLLLNAYAKPIVSVLQPVMPFVAMFCTSMCIGGPLALNRSQILSGEGLRLVFPVLTFHLVAFTLGYWLSKIPPLRQEEQVSRTISLCTGMQSSTLAGLLATQFLDSSQAVPPACSVIAMAVLGLCLAAFWGNGFVIRNLLPLPPRRTNSALKA, encoded by the exons ATGGCCACAATTCCCATCGCCTGTTCCACAAACCTCCGCCTCTTCCCCTTCCAGCCTTCCTCGCGCTCCGTCGCCTCCCTTTCGCCGCGGACCGTTCAGAAAGGTGGCGCTGCGTCGAGCTTCGCGTGCTCCACCTCGCAGTTCCGCGGCAGAATCGAGTTCCCCTTCCTCCGAAGACATCCGGGGAAGTTCCCGCTGCTCTCTCTCGGCGCTGACGAGGGAAACGCCGTTGGGGAAGTGAGAGGACGAGACTTGTCTCAGCTTCTGTCCGCATTGCTTCCCGTTGTTGTTGCTGCCACTGCCGTTGTCGCTCTCGCTCAACCTTCTACCTTCACTTG GGTATCTAAAGAGTTATATGCACCTGCTCTTGGTGGGATTATGTTGTCTATTGGAATAAAACTATCGGTAGATGATTTTGCTCTTGCATTTAAGAG ACCTTTGCCACTTACCGTTGGGTTAATTGCACAATATATGCTTAAGCCTGTTCTTGGCGTCTTCATTGCGAAGGCTTTTGGTTTGTCTAGGATGTTTTATGCAGGTTTTGTCCTCACAGCTTGTGTTTCTGGGGCTCAGCTATCCAGCTATGCAAACTTTTTAAGCAAAGGGGATGTAGCCCTGGGCATTCTTCTCACAAGCTATACCACAATTGCATCAGTTGTTGTTACACCACTGTTAACTGGTCTTCTGATTGGTTCAGTGATGCCAGTTGATCCAGTTGCCATGGCAAAGTCAATTCTGCAG GTTGTTCTCGTTCCGGTGACCCTTGGTCTTCTCCTCAATGCATATGCAAAGCCAATTGTATCTGTTCTTCAACCTGTGATGCCATTTGTTGCTATGTTTTGTACTTCGATGTGCATTGGTGGCCCTCTTGCTTTAAACAGGAGTCAAATTTTGTCAGGCGAAGGTCTCCGATTGGTTTTTCCAGTATTAACATTCCATCTCGTTGCCTTCACTTTAGGGTATTGGTTGTCCAAGATTCCACCGTTGAG GCAAGAAGAACAGGTGAGCAGGACCATTTCTCTGTGCACTGGAATGCAGAGTTCCACTCTTGCAGGCCTTCTTGCAACCCAATTTTTGGATAGTAGTCAGGCAGTTCCTCCTGCATGTTCTGTCATTGCCATGGCTGTATTGGGTCTCTGTCTTGCCGCTTTTTGGGGAAATGGCTTTGTAATTAGAAACCTGTTACCACTTCCTCCACGAAGAACCAATTCTGCTCTTAaagcataa